The DNA segment CCCAACTACAATACATTATCAAAAATGGCATTGCTGGAGAAAGTAATTCCATCAATTTGCCTTCTCAAGAGGGCAAAGAATTAATAGTTGGTTACACCGCTATTGCCAATCCCATTACAAAAGAGCAAGGGCAAAAATGGATAGTCCTATCTGTGACAACAGTAGATAATGCTCTGCTAGGTTTAGAGGAAATCAAACTGATTTTGATCGTTTTAACCGTTGGTCTAATTGGTGCGAGTTTGTTAGCATCCTTATATCTAGCTCCTTACCTAGCAAAACCTCTAGAAGAACTGCGAGACTATGCCCTGAATCTTCACAGCCACCACGCCGCCCAACCAGTACCACGCAACTTCAAAATCCGGGAGTTCAACCAACTGGCGCAAGCAATGGATCAAATGGTGGAGAGACTCAAAGCCTGGGCAGAAGAACTAGAAATTGCTTGGAAAGAGGCAAAAACTGCCAACCAAATCAAAAGTCAGTTTTTGGCTACAACCTCCCATGAATTGAGAAATCCCCTAAATGTGATTATTAACTGTGTACGTGTGGTTCACGATGGCTTGTGCGATAACCGGGAGGAAGAAATAGAGTTTCTCAAACGTGCCGACGAAACAGCTATTCACTTGCTAGGAATTATTAATGAGCTACTGGATATCTCTAAAATTGAAGCAGGTAAGCTTTCCGTAGTGAGAGTACCGATTGATCTCCGACAAACCCTGTTGGAAGTGATTAATTTACAATCAGTAAATGTGCAAAACAAAGGCTTGCAGTTAAAAACTGCTTTAGGTACTGACTTGATACCCGTAGAAGCAGATGCAGCAAAATTAAAGCAGGTACTAATTAATATCATTGGTAATGCCACTAAGTTTACCGACCAGGGAAGCATCACAATTGCTACAGGAATTATCAAAAATAGTGAGCAGAAATCTCAAGTGATTGTCAGCGTCACAGATACTGGTTTAGGTATAGAAACTGACCAGCAGCACAAACTATTTCGCCCCTTCGTCATGCTAGATGGAGGCGCAACACGCAAGGTTGAAGGTACGGGACTAGGACTAGCGATTTCCCGAAACTTAATTGAACTCATGGGAGGTAGCATTACGCTGGAAAGTGCGGGTATAAACCAAGGAACGACTGTGAAGATTACGTTGCCGATGATTGATATTACCCGATTAACTGCTTCGCCAACGTCAGAGAATTTGAATAATCGGAAAGTTGTTGCTGAGGATGAGGCGGTAAATGAGATCAACTCATGCCCTATTCAAAACTCTAACGGGATCAATGGATCTCAGAAACCAGAATTAGATGCTGAAAGTTGCGAATTACCACTTGTAGAGTTATTTGATAGTTTGC comes from the Nodularia sp. NIES-3585 genome and includes:
- a CDS encoding hybrid sensor histidine kinase/response regulator, whose product is MVKARESSFRRILVTRILLLFVPVLLLGEIVALNKARASLLKTARQNLTESAISKGEKIANAIATLKMQLLTVSQTTVIQSGSSDEIEQYLTKLAKQLPTHIECLQLTHLQSNKIIASSCGNQEITQWKLSFPDAGEEINIKKILPPKAGTTGLKKSPHQLQLLLSIPVYSRTGEMRYALTIQSALYQQTTNQPGSLTGSTLVIAENGNILAHPSAELVGRNIREYPDPSQLQYIIKNGIAGESNSINLPSQEGKELIVGYTAIANPITKEQGQKWIVLSVTTVDNALLGLEEIKLILIVLTVGLIGASLLASLYLAPYLAKPLEELRDYALNLHSHHAAQPVPRNFKIREFNQLAQAMDQMVERLKAWAEELEIAWKEAKTANQIKSQFLATTSHELRNPLNVIINCVRVVHDGLCDNREEEIEFLKRADETAIHLLGIINELLDISKIEAGKLSVVRVPIDLRQTLLEVINLQSVNVQNKGLQLKTALGTDLIPVEADAAKLKQVLINIIGNATKFTDQGSITIATGIIKNSEQKSQVIVSVTDTGLGIETDQQHKLFRPFVMLDGGATRKVEGTGLGLAISRNLIELMGGSITLESAGINQGTTVKITLPMIDITRLTASPTSENLNNRKVVAEDEAVNEINSCPIQNSNGINGSQKPELDAESCELPLVELFDSLRGVAIEIRNH